The following are from one region of the Rosettibacter firmus genome:
- a CDS encoding alpha-amylase family glycosyl hydrolase codes for MLTNYKNLFQKTLILILLIQLLFVNVFSQDKISKDKKLFSAPEWTKNVVIYEVNVRQYTPEGTFKAFEKHLPRLKQMGIDVLWFMPIHPIGEQNRKGTLGSYYSIKDYKAINPEFGTEKDFKDLIKKIHELGMYVMLDWVGNHTSWDNVWTKTNPEFFSKNEKGEFYPPVADWSDVIDLNYDNQELRKAMIDAMKYWVKEFDVDGFRCDFAVGVPLDFWIEARKELEKIKPLFMLAEASEPYLHEAFDATYNWQLKDVMNNIPKGKMNAKDLANHILNEIKNYPVDGYRLNFTTNHDENSWSGTEFERLGNAVDAFNVFIFTTKGIPLIYSGQETGLNKRLRFFDKDTIFWNDLKYEEFFSSLIKLKKENKALWNGKYGGDIKLLKNNNDESIISFLRYTENNKVISIFNFSPENKSVNIDCEDIKGTYKNYFTGESINLTEDYTFNLKPWDYIILVKKSR; via the coding sequence ATGTTAACTAATTACAAAAATCTATTTCAAAAAACTCTTATTCTCATCTTACTGATTCAATTACTTTTTGTTAATGTTTTTTCTCAGGATAAAATATCAAAAGACAAGAAATTATTCTCTGCACCTGAGTGGACAAAAAATGTAGTGATTTATGAAGTAAACGTAAGGCAATATACTCCCGAAGGAACATTCAAAGCATTTGAAAAACACCTGCCAAGATTAAAGCAAATGGGAATTGATGTTCTGTGGTTTATGCCAATTCATCCAATTGGTGAACAAAATAGAAAAGGTACACTGGGAAGTTATTATTCGATTAAAGATTACAAAGCAATAAATCCTGAATTTGGGACTGAAAAAGATTTTAAAGATCTAATTAAAAAAATTCATGAATTGGGAATGTATGTTATGCTGGATTGGGTAGGTAATCATACTTCGTGGGATAATGTGTGGACAAAAACAAATCCAGAATTTTTTAGTAAAAATGAAAAAGGTGAATTTTATCCACCAGTAGCTGATTGGAGTGATGTAATTGATCTTAATTATGACAATCAGGAACTGCGTAAAGCAATGATTGATGCGATGAAATACTGGGTTAAAGAATTTGATGTTGATGGTTTTAGATGCGACTTTGCTGTGGGAGTTCCATTAGATTTCTGGATTGAAGCACGAAAAGAACTTGAAAAAATTAAACCATTGTTTATGCTTGCAGAAGCAAGTGAACCTTATTTGCACGAAGCATTTGATGCAACTTACAACTGGCAACTTAAAGACGTAATGAATAATATTCCTAAAGGTAAAATGAATGCTAAAGATTTAGCTAATCATATTCTTAATGAAATTAAAAATTATCCAGTTGATGGATATAGATTAAATTTTACAACAAATCATGATGAAAATTCCTGGAGTGGAACAGAGTTCGAAAGACTTGGTAATGCTGTTGATGCTTTTAATGTTTTTATATTTACTACAAAAGGAATTCCATTAATTTATAGTGGACAGGAAACTGGCTTGAATAAACGACTTCGCTTTTTCGATAAAGATACAATCTTCTGGAATGATTTGAAGTACGAAGAATTCTTCTCTTCTTTAATAAAATTAAAAAAAGAAAATAAAGCTTTGTGGAATGGGAAATATGGTGGAGATATTAAATTGTTAAAAAATAATAATGATGAAAGTATAATTTCGTTTTTAAGATATACTGAGAATAACAAAGTAATTTCTATTTTTAATTTTTCACCAGAAAATAAATCTGTGAATATTGATTGTGAAGATATTAAGGGAACATATAAAAATTATTTTACGGGAGAGTCAATTAATCTAACTGAAGATTACACATTTAATTTGAAACCATGGGATTATATAATTTTAGTTAAAAAAAGCAGGTAG
- a CDS encoding SGNH/GDSL hydrolase family protein yields the protein MQYKRKEINKDSKLDSHSKSQSDYSRKPPFYFYLILFLIPVLFVIILELSLRIFNYGYDLSMWVEVSSGKLMLNPDVARRYFTNVKKPPSSIEDAFDKIKDKNAFRVFVLGESSAAGYPYMPMGSFSRYIRRRLELNYPHKKIEVVNLSLTATNSYTIRDFIPEIIKQKPDLVLIYAGHNEYYGALGAGSFESATGTREMINAMLFLNRFKTTQLIKNILKWLTSLITKSENPYSSGTLMSKMAKERHIAYNSEIYKAGLIQFEKNIYDAIKMLKSSGVPVIISTVVSNLKDQPPFVSVSNNNYPSAQSVYEEALSLYSKGNFKKADSLFRYAKDLDGLRFRAPEKINSIIRKISKNYNIPLVDVDSFFASISPGNIVGNNLMTDHLHPTLKGYQLIGRLFYEKMSELNFLPKDSKPKYKHEIQDSITISNFIFSKLDSTIADYRIKVLKNDWPFIDPNQKKSFDEICKPKNFIDSVALSYIKNKIIWMQAHEKVANICMKNGNLDGFLNHVTAIIYQYPFIKENLYQLEALAINYLKKQDYKNATKILEAEYKIKPNAFSSKWLGQIELSSGNIIPAIKFLEESISYDSTDTQVMYNLAGAYALNKEYIKAYNTVEKLIKLNSQYPGARALYNDLVNIINK from the coding sequence ATGCAATATAAAAGAAAAGAAATTAATAAAGATTCTAAATTAGATAGTCATTCAAAATCACAGAGCGACTATTCAAGAAAACCACCTTTCTATTTTTATCTCATCTTATTTTTAATTCCTGTTTTATTTGTCATCATTCTTGAATTAAGTCTACGCATTTTTAATTATGGATATGATTTAAGTATGTGGGTAGAAGTATCCAGTGGTAAATTAATGTTAAATCCTGATGTTGCCAGAAGATATTTTACTAATGTAAAGAAACCACCATCTTCTATTGAAGATGCTTTTGATAAAATCAAAGATAAAAATGCCTTTCGTGTGTTTGTTTTAGGAGAAAGTAGTGCAGCAGGTTATCCATATATGCCAATGGGTTCATTTTCCAGATATATACGTAGACGACTTGAATTAAACTATCCTCACAAAAAAATTGAAGTTGTAAATTTAAGTCTAACAGCAACTAATAGTTATACAATTCGAGATTTTATACCAGAAATAATTAAACAAAAACCTGATTTGGTTTTAATTTATGCTGGGCATAATGAATATTATGGTGCATTAGGTGCTGGTTCTTTTGAATCAGCAACAGGTACGAGAGAAATGATTAATGCAATGTTATTTCTAAATAGATTTAAAACAACTCAATTAATAAAAAATATTCTGAAGTGGTTAACATCACTAATAACAAAGTCCGAAAATCCTTACTCATCTGGAACTTTGATGTCTAAGATGGCAAAAGAAAGACATATAGCATATAATTCAGAAATTTATAAAGCTGGCTTAATACAATTTGAAAAGAATATTTATGATGCAATTAAAATGCTTAAATCTTCGGGAGTACCAGTAATAATCTCTACTGTTGTGAGTAACTTAAAAGATCAACCACCATTTGTTTCGGTTAGTAATAATAATTATCCATCAGCACAATCTGTTTATGAAGAAGCATTAAGTTTATATTCAAAAGGAAATTTTAAAAAAGCAGATTCACTATTTAGATATGCAAAAGATTTAGATGGATTAAGATTTCGTGCTCCTGAAAAAATAAATTCAATAATCAGGAAAATCTCAAAAAATTATAATATCCCTCTTGTTGATGTAGATTCTTTTTTTGCATCGATTAGTCCAGGCAATATTGTTGGAAATAATTTAATGACAGACCATCTTCATCCAACTCTTAAGGGATATCAATTAATTGGAAGATTATTTTATGAAAAGATGTCGGAATTAAACTTTTTACCAAAAGACTCAAAACCAAAATATAAACATGAAATTCAGGATAGTATTACAATTTCGAATTTCATTTTTTCTAAATTAGATTCTACTATAGCCGATTACAGAATAAAAGTTTTAAAGAATGACTGGCCATTTATAGATCCAAATCAGAAAAAAAGTTTTGATGAAATATGTAAGCCAAAAAATTTTATAGATTCAGTAGCACTCAGCTATATCAAAAACAAAATAATATGGATGCAAGCACATGAAAAGGTAGCAAACATATGTATGAAAAATGGTAATCTTGATGGTTTTCTTAATCATGTAACAGCAATTATCTATCAATATCCATTTATAAAAGAAAATTTATATCAATTAGAAGCGCTGGCAATAAACTATCTTAAAAAACAAGATTATAAAAATGCAACTAAAATTTTAGAAGCAGAATATAAAATTAAGCCCAATGCTTTTTCATCAAAGTGGCTTGGACAAATAGAATTAAGTTCAGGTAATATTATTCCTGCAATAAAATTTCTGGAAGAATCCATTTCTTATGATAGTACAGATACACAGGTTATGTACAACTTAGCAGGTGCATATGCATTGAACAAAGAATATATTAAAGCATATAATACTGTAGAAAAATTAATCAAGTTGAATTCACAGTATCCAGGTGCAAGAGCTTTGTATAACGATCTTGTAAATATTATCAATAAATAA
- a CDS encoding carboxy terminal-processing peptidase, with protein sequence MKKTLTTILLLILFEISYSQNVLEVLKKDHTLDSSKVILPDETYKRIDQVIVQILSNYHYKKLKPNDSLSSIIFDEYIKNLDNAKMYFLKSDIESFEKYRYQFDDFLVTGELTIPFEIFNTYKKRLSERIKYVNKCLQKEFDFSIDESFSPDREKAEWAKTPEELDELWRLRLKNDALNLILSGKDWKGASEVLLKRYQNYHKIILQYEAEDVFSLFMNSVTQVYDPHSDYLSPSASENFNISMKLSLEGIGATLRQDNDYTVVAGIVPGGPAAKSGLLQEEDKIVGVAQGDDGEMVDVIGWRLDDVIQLIRGKKGTVVRLLILKASDGPNAIPKEIKLVRDEVKLEEQAAKSEIMNIQHEGYNFKIGVIKLPSFYTDFEAQQKGKTDYKSTTRDVKEILKKFKEEKVDGVIIDLRNNGGGSLQEAIQLTGLFIKDGPVVQVKNMMNIIEVDRDPDPGIYYEGPLAVLVNRFSASASEIFSGAIQDYGRGIIIGENTYGKGTVQNLLDLNRHIPIAGKKLGQLKLTIAKFYRITGSSTQHKGVQPDIIFPSPYSADEFGESSQPSALPWDQIQPAQYEKYGDISKFIPLLIQKHQERTKKDPEYQLLLDDIEEIKENREKKVFSLNEKIRREEKNKAEERKKKKDEERARINKLDIKDKKEVDAQTSKASDYELKESTRILADLIIAKVG encoded by the coding sequence ATGAAAAAAACACTCACTACTATATTATTACTTATTCTATTTGAGATTAGTTATTCTCAAAATGTATTAGAAGTACTTAAAAAAGACCATACTTTAGATTCGTCAAAAGTAATTTTACCTGATGAAACTTATAAAAGAATTGATCAGGTTATTGTTCAAATTCTTTCTAATTACCATTATAAAAAATTAAAACCGAATGATTCTTTATCTTCTATTATTTTCGATGAGTATATTAAGAATCTTGATAATGCAAAAATGTATTTCTTGAAGTCTGATATAGAATCTTTTGAAAAATATAGATATCAATTTGATGATTTTCTCGTCACAGGTGAATTAACAATACCATTTGAAATATTTAATACTTATAAAAAAAGATTGTCAGAAAGAATAAAATATGTAAATAAATGCTTGCAAAAAGAATTTGATTTTTCAATTGATGAATCATTTTCGCCAGACCGTGAAAAAGCTGAATGGGCAAAAACTCCTGAAGAACTCGATGAGCTCTGGAGATTGAGATTGAAAAACGATGCACTGAATTTAATTTTATCCGGTAAAGACTGGAAAGGAGCTTCCGAAGTTTTGTTAAAACGATATCAAAATTATCATAAAATTATTCTTCAGTACGAAGCCGAAGATGTTTTTTCTTTGTTTATGAATTCTGTAACTCAAGTTTATGATCCTCATTCTGATTACCTATCCCCCTCTGCATCTGAGAATTTTAATATCAGTATGAAACTTTCTCTTGAAGGTATAGGTGCTACATTAAGACAGGATAATGATTATACTGTTGTTGCCGGTATTGTACCTGGTGGCCCAGCGGCAAAAAGTGGTTTGCTTCAAGAGGAAGATAAAATTGTTGGAGTCGCTCAAGGCGACGATGGAGAAATGGTAGATGTTATAGGCTGGAGACTGGATGATGTTATTCAATTAATTAGAGGTAAAAAAGGAACTGTTGTTCGTCTTTTAATTCTAAAAGCAAGTGATGGACCAAATGCTATACCAAAAGAAATTAAACTTGTACGCGACGAAGTTAAACTCGAAGAACAAGCAGCTAAAAGTGAAATTATGAATATTCAACACGAAGGATATAATTTTAAGATTGGCGTTATTAAACTTCCTTCTTTTTATACCGACTTCGAAGCACAACAAAAAGGAAAAACCGATTATAAGAGCACAACCAGAGATGTAAAAGAAATTCTTAAAAAGTTTAAAGAAGAAAAAGTTGATGGTGTTATAATCGATTTAAGAAATAATGGTGGTGGTTCACTTCAAGAAGCTATTCAATTAACTGGTTTATTTATTAAAGATGGTCCTGTTGTACAAGTAAAAAATATGATGAATATTATAGAAGTAGATAGAGACCCTGATCCTGGAATTTATTATGAAGGACCTCTTGCAGTTCTTGTAAATAGATTTAGTGCTTCGGCATCTGAAATTTTTTCAGGTGCAATTCAAGATTATGGACGTGGTATTATTATTGGTGAAAATACTTATGGAAAAGGAACTGTTCAAAATCTTCTTGATCTAAATAGACATATTCCAATAGCTGGAAAAAAACTTGGTCAACTTAAACTTACTATAGCTAAGTTTTATAGAATAACTGGTAGTAGCACACAGCATAAAGGTGTACAACCTGATATTATTTTCCCATCTCCATATAGTGCAGATGAATTTGGTGAAAGTTCTCAACCAAGTGCTTTACCATGGGATCAAATTCAACCTGCTCAATATGAAAAGTATGGTGATATTTCAAAATTCATCCCTTTGTTAATTCAAAAACATCAAGAACGAACAAAGAAAGATCCTGAATATCAATTACTGCTTGATGATATAGAAGAAATAAAAGAAAATAGAGAGAAAAAAGTTTTTTCTTTAAATGAAAAGATTAGACGAGAAGAAAAAAATAAAGCTGAAGAAAGAAAGAAAAAGAAAGATGAAGAACGTGCAAGAATAAATAAGCTGGATATAAAAGATAAAAAAGAAGTTGATGCCCAAACTTCTAAAGCAAGCGATTATGAATTAAAAGAAAGTACAAGAATTCTGGCAGACCTAATTATTGCAAAAGTAGGTTAA
- a CDS encoding MFS transporter: protein MEKPRLSFWQIWNMSFGFLGIQFGFALQNANVSRIFETLGAKIDDIPILWIAAPVTGLIVQPIIGHMSDNTWNRLGRRKPYFLTGAILASIALMIMPNSPALWVAAGMLWIMDASINISMEPFRAFVGDMLPSSQRTLGFSMQSFFIGTGAVIASALPYLMTNYFGIMNTAPAGQIPDSVKFSFYIGGIVFFLAVLWTVLKSREYPPEELEKFSSSVSNINENEPADKIIEYSKFFKNGILWSSVGLLLFLIFKFWIYMDYGLAVFFLGIFAFGLLQLLVSLFVKLKKSNGLVVIINDLYKMPRTMIQLAFVQFYSWFALFAMWIYTTPAVTHHIYGATDTSSTIYNEGANWVGVLMSVYNGFAAVMAFVLIALAKKTSRKIVHSVSLICGGLGLLSFFIIKDPKILLLSELGIGLAWASILAMPYAILTGSLPPKKMGVYMGIFNFFIVIPQITAAAILGFFVRTLFKGEAIYALVLGGFSMIIAAILVMFVNDVDADK from the coding sequence ATGGAGAAACCACGTTTATCTTTCTGGCAGATCTGGAATATGAGTTTTGGATTTCTGGGAATTCAATTCGGATTTGCACTTCAAAATGCTAATGTAAGTAGAATATTTGAAACACTTGGAGCTAAAATAGATGACATACCAATCTTATGGATTGCTGCTCCTGTTACGGGTTTAATTGTTCAACCTATAATTGGTCATATGAGTGATAATACATGGAATCGACTCGGAAGAAGAAAACCATATTTTTTAACAGGAGCAATACTTGCTTCGATTGCTTTAATGATTATGCCTAACTCTCCAGCTTTATGGGTAGCAGCTGGAATGTTATGGATAATGGATGCATCAATAAATATTTCGATGGAACCATTTAGAGCTTTTGTTGGTGATATGCTTCCTTCTTCGCAAAGAACACTTGGTTTTTCAATGCAAAGTTTTTTTATTGGAACAGGTGCAGTTATTGCATCGGCACTCCCTTATCTAATGACAAATTATTTTGGTATTATGAATACTGCTCCTGCTGGACAAATTCCTGATAGTGTTAAATTCTCTTTTTATATAGGTGGAATTGTTTTTTTTCTTGCTGTATTGTGGACTGTTCTTAAATCCAGGGAATATCCCCCAGAAGAACTGGAAAAATTTTCATCTTCTGTTAGTAATATTAATGAAAATGAACCCGCAGATAAAATTATTGAGTATAGTAAATTTTTTAAGAATGGAATTCTATGGAGTTCTGTTGGATTATTACTTTTTCTGATTTTCAAATTCTGGATATATATGGATTATGGTCTGGCAGTTTTCTTTTTAGGAATTTTTGCTTTTGGTTTATTGCAATTGCTTGTGAGTCTTTTTGTAAAATTGAAAAAATCGAATGGACTTGTTGTAATTATTAATGATTTATATAAAATGCCAAGAACGATGATACAATTAGCTTTTGTACAATTTTATTCTTGGTTTGCATTGTTTGCAATGTGGATTTATACAACTCCTGCTGTTACTCATCATATTTATGGAGCAACTGATACAAGTTCAACAATTTATAACGAAGGAGCTAATTGGGTAGGTGTTCTTATGTCTGTTTATAATGGCTTTGCTGCTGTAATGGCTTTTGTATTAATAGCACTGGCAAAAAAGACAAGCAGAAAAATTGTTCACTCAGTAAGTTTAATTTGTGGGGGACTTGGATTATTATCTTTTTTTATAATTAAAGATCCTAAAATTCTATTGTTGTCTGAACTCGGGATTGGTCTTGCATGGGCATCAATATTAGCCATGCCATATGCAATTTTGACTGGTTCACTTCCTCCTAAAAAAATGGGCGTGTATATGGGAATTTTTAATTTCTTTATTGTAATTCCTCAAATTACAGCAGCAGCTATACTTGGTTTTTTTGTGAGAACTTTATTTAAAGGCGAAGCTATTTATGCTCTGGTTCTCGGAGGATTTTCGATGATTATAGCTGCAATACTTGTGATGTTTGTTAATGATGTTGATGCAGATAAATAA
- the malQ gene encoding 4-alpha-glucanotransferase: protein MNYSRSAGILLHPTSLPSKYGIGDFGYDAFKFIDFLVEIKQSLWQILPLGPTGYGNSPYQCFSAFAGNPLLISPDKLKEENLLHDDDLNNLPETNPSYVDYGQIINYKNTLLRKAYENFKDRTSSHDFQKFREDNNYWLEDFAFFMALKNYHNGIVWSKWDKEIAFRKKDAIKKWKEKLYDEILFHEFVQYIFFKQWKEIKDYANSKGIKIIGDVPIYIAYDSADLWANRHLFTVDEEGNLEFVAGVPPDYFSKTGQLWGNPLYKWDIMEKNKFDWWIKRFSKMLELVDIIRIDHFRGFEAYYKIPGTAPTAETGEWVKAPGEKLFNTIIKKLGDIPILAEDLGVITKEVNELRMKFNFPGMKILQFAFGKTGEKRFLPHNHEKHCVVYTGSHDNDTTSGFFKKEKEMNSDVFKHAQFYMNYYGDDMCYQLIRLAYSSVADIVIIPMQDILNLDSYARMNFPGKPDGNWTWRFTWDQINDDIKNKISKLIMLYERFPSENEYSHVVY from the coding sequence ATGAACTATAGTCGTTCTGCTGGAATTCTTTTACATCCAACTTCGCTTCCATCAAAATATGGAATTGGTGATTTTGGTTACGATGCTTTTAAGTTTATAGATTTTCTGGTAGAAATTAAACAATCATTATGGCAAATACTTCCACTTGGTCCAACAGGTTATGGTAATTCACCTTATCAATGTTTTTCTGCTTTCGCTGGAAATCCATTATTAATAAGTCCCGATAAACTTAAAGAAGAAAATTTACTTCATGATGATGATCTAAATAATTTACCAGAAACAAATCCTTCGTATGTTGATTATGGACAAATAATAAATTATAAAAACACACTTCTAAGAAAAGCTTATGAAAATTTCAAAGATAGAACAAGCTCACATGATTTTCAGAAATTCAGAGAAGATAATAATTACTGGTTAGAAGATTTTGCATTTTTTATGGCATTAAAAAATTATCATAATGGAATTGTATGGTCAAAGTGGGATAAAGAAATTGCATTCAGAAAAAAAGATGCAATAAAAAAATGGAAAGAAAAATTATACGATGAAATTTTATTCCATGAATTTGTTCAATATATATTCTTCAAACAATGGAAAGAAATTAAAGATTATGCAAATAGTAAAGGGATTAAAATAATTGGTGATGTACCAATTTATATTGCTTATGATAGTGCTGACTTATGGGCAAATAGACATTTATTTACAGTTGATGAGGAAGGAAATTTAGAATTTGTTGCTGGTGTTCCACCGGATTATTTCAGTAAAACTGGACAGCTCTGGGGAAATCCACTTTACAAATGGGATATAATGGAAAAAAACAAATTTGATTGGTGGATTAAAAGATTTTCTAAAATGCTGGAACTTGTTGATATAATTAGAATCGATCACTTCAGAGGATTCGAAGCTTATTATAAAATACCTGGAACAGCACCAACAGCCGAAACAGGTGAATGGGTTAAAGCTCCAGGTGAAAAGTTATTTAATACTATAATTAAAAAATTAGGAGATATTCCTATACTTGCCGAAGATCTTGGAGTTATAACCAAAGAAGTAAATGAACTTAGAATGAAATTTAATTTTCCAGGAATGAAAATTTTACAATTTGCTTTTGGAAAAACTGGAGAAAAAAGATTTTTACCACACAATCACGAAAAACATTGCGTCGTTTACACTGGATCTCACGATAATGATACAACTTCAGGTTTCTTCAAAAAAGAAAAAGAAATGAACTCGGATGTATTTAAGCATGCACAATTCTATATGAATTACTATGGTGATGATATGTGTTATCAATTAATTAGACTTGCATATTCATCGGTTGCAGATATTGTCATTATCCCGATGCAGGATATATTAAATCTTGATTCCTATGCAAGAATGAATTTTCCAGGGAAACCAGATGGTAACTGGACATGGAGATTTACGTGGGATCAAATTAATGATGATATTAAAAACAAAATTTCCAAACTGATTATGCTTTATGAAAGATTTCCTTCAGAAAATGAATACTCACATGTAGTATATTAA
- a CDS encoding DUF5989 family protein: MSKLSILKELWMFLKERKKWWLLPIVIFLVILGGLIILTQGSALAPFIYAIF; the protein is encoded by the coding sequence ATGAGTAAATTATCAATATTAAAAGAACTATGGATGTTTTTGAAAGAAAGAAAAAAATGGTGGCTTTTGCCAATAGTAATTTTTCTTGTGATACTTGGTGGACTGATAATACTTACACAGGGTTCTGCATTAGCACCATTTATATATGCTATCTTTTAG
- a CDS encoding AMP-binding protein: MKDLKKFTLLHLLNNSVEEFADRNLVSFIDSQPITYRDFKRKVDSVSSFLKSEGIIAGDKVAILSENQPNWAIAYFAITTMGAIAVPIMTEFSVAEVHHVLRHSESKAIFVSAKQFSKIEDFSNNNLYLQILLDDFSIIPLKTKNDFLKEIISSGKKEFSKIKEAALKFAGIIPEEVEEETPALILYTSGTTGHSKGVVLTHKNVVSNALDTLKIVDVKPEDRLLSILPLFHTIESTLGLVTPLLAGASITYLNKPPTAGVLLPALLKVKPTIILAVPLIIEKIYKLKVLPEINKKLLLRSAYKIPFLRKKINKIAGRKLLKTFGGELKMLCLGGAPLSAEVEQFLRESEFPYAVGYGLTETSPLVTGSKPEEAKFRSAGKPLPSVKIKIDNPDEITGEGEILIKGPNVMKGYYKDPEKTKAVFTEDGWFKSGDLGFIDNDGYLFIKGRSKNVIIGSNGKNIYPEEIESIINESKYVLESLVHENNGKLVARVYLNYDEIDNEFKIHKLNESSARNIVDKILSELLKDVNSKVNTFSRLANIIEQREPFEKTPTQKIKRYLYT; encoded by the coding sequence TTGAAAGATTTAAAAAAATTTACATTACTTCATTTACTTAATAATAGCGTAGAAGAGTTTGCTGATAGAAATTTAGTTTCGTTTATAGATTCACAGCCGATAACGTACCGTGATTTTAAAAGAAAAGTTGATTCTGTCTCTTCATTTCTTAAAAGCGAAGGTATAATAGCTGGCGATAAAGTTGCAATCTTAAGCGAAAACCAGCCAAATTGGGCAATTGCTTATTTTGCTATTACAACGATGGGAGCTATTGCAGTTCCTATTATGACAGAATTTAGCGTTGCCGAAGTTCATCATGTCTTACGTCATTCAGAAAGTAAAGCAATTTTTGTTTCTGCTAAACAATTTAGTAAAATAGAAGATTTCTCTAATAATAATTTGTATCTCCAGATATTGCTGGATGATTTCTCAATAATTCCTTTGAAAACCAAAAATGATTTTCTTAAAGAAATAATATCATCTGGCAAAAAAGAGTTTTCAAAAATTAAAGAAGCAGCATTAAAATTTGCTGGTATAATTCCAGAAGAAGTTGAAGAAGAGACTCCTGCATTAATTTTATATACCTCGGGAACTACTGGGCATTCTAAAGGTGTTGTGTTAACTCATAAAAATGTTGTTTCAAATGCACTCGATACATTAAAAATTGTAGATGTTAAACCTGAAGATAGACTTTTATCAATTTTACCTTTATTTCATACTATTGAATCAACACTTGGATTGGTGACCCCATTACTTGCTGGTGCTTCTATAACATATCTAAATAAACCTCCAACAGCTGGTGTACTTCTGCCGGCTTTATTAAAAGTAAAACCTACCATTATTCTTGCTGTTCCATTGATAATAGAAAAAATTTACAAACTAAAAGTTTTACCCGAGATAAATAAAAAACTACTATTACGTAGTGCTTATAAAATTCCCTTCTTAAGAAAAAAGATTAATAAAATTGCAGGCAGAAAACTTCTGAAAACTTTTGGTGGAGAATTAAAAATGTTATGTCTTGGTGGAGCACCACTTTCTGCAGAAGTTGAACAGTTTTTAAGAGAATCAGAATTCCCTTATGCAGTTGGTTATGGTTTAACAGAAACTTCTCCACTTGTTACAGGTAGTAAACCTGAAGAAGCAAAATTTCGTTCGGCTGGAAAGCCTCTCCCTTCTGTAAAGATAAAAATAGATAATCCAGATGAAATAACAGGAGAAGGGGAAATATTGATTAAAGGCCCAAATGTAATGAAAGGATATTACAAAGATCCAGAAAAAACAAAAGCTGTATTTACAGAAGATGGCTGGTTTAAGAGTGGAGATTTAGGCTTTATTGATAATGATGGTTATCTATTTATTAAAGGACGTTCTAAAAATGTAATCATTGGATCAAATGGAAAAAATATTTATCCAGAAGAAATTGAATCTATAATCAATGAATCGAAATATGTTCTTGAATCGTTAGTTCACGAAAACAATGGAAAACTTGTAGCTCGCGTTTACTTAAATTATGATGAAATTGATAATGAATTTAAAATACATAAACTAAATGAATCTTCGGCAAGGAACATAGTGGATAAAATATTATCAGAACTGTTGAAGGATGTTAATTCTAAAGTAAATACTTTTTCTCGACTGGCAAATATTATCGAACAGAGAGAACCATTCGAAAAAACACCAACTCAGAAAATCAAAAGATATCTTTATACTTAG